The DNA region AAGGCTTGGCTACGGCCTTTGCGCTTTCAGGGAGTGTAGCCGAGAAACAAGGTGATTATAAACGGGCTTTGCAATACCAAGAGCAGAGTCTTTCTTTATTTGAGAAACGACAGGATAGTACTGGATTAGCTATAGCATACGAAAACATCGGAAGCATTCACGAAGATTTGGAACGCTACATTTTGGCCAACAGTTATTTCAATAAGTCGTTTCATTATGCGAAAAATAGCCCGATGGAAGTTCGGATAAATATCATAAACAACTTGGGCGATATTAACCGTAAAACCGGAAATTTTGAGTCTGCATTACATTTTACCGAACAGGCTTTGCAAATGGCAAGAGATGCGAAAAATGGTTCGGAAGAGGAAAGCGCCCTAAAAGATTTGGCGCGAACCTATGCGGCTATGGGCGATTTTGAAAAAGCATATATGTTTATGAGCAATCAGGCCATTGTAAACGAGCAAGAGATAAGGCGCCGTAATGCCGAATTGGTTAGTGCGATGGAGGTATTTTACGAAGCCAAAGAAAGAGAAGCTGAAGTAGCTTTACTAAATAAACAAAACCAAATTGCTAAAACGCGGCAGCTGGCCATCTTGTTGATTGGATTTACGGTGCTTTTGGTTTTTGCCATTTGGGTGCTTTTTATGAAAAAGAGAAAAAAACAGGAACTCCAAATTTTTCAGTTCAAACAGCAACTTCTTAAAGCTGATTTGGATAAAAAAACAGCTGAAGAAGCTTCCTTGAAAAGGGAAATTGATTTCAAAATAGCATCGCTTACCAATTACAGCTTGAATATAGCGCATAAAAATAAA from Tamlana crocina includes:
- a CDS encoding tetratricopeptide repeat protein; protein product: MSFKKRCSLICFGLLSITINYAQESNSIRQVETLSVLKEQLKVVENHIDSSKIKQVYAELGDFYKHLGLYSEALNNFHLAQQYSAKKDTFFVYTNNSIAAINFSLKKFEEANKYLKESIAVSKTIKHDKGLATAFALSGSVAEKQGDYKRALQYQEQSLSLFEKRQDSTGLAIAYENIGSIHEDLERYILANSYFNKSFHYAKNSPMEVRINIINNLGDINRKTGNFESALHFTEQALQMARDAKNGSEEESALKDLARTYAAMGDFEKAYMFMSNQAIVNEQEIRRRNAELVSAMEVFYEAKEREAEVALLNKQNQIAKTRQLAILLIGFTVLLVFAIWVLFMKKRKKQELQIFQFKQQLLKADLDKKTAEEASLKREIDFKIASLTNYSLNIAHKNKMLADVSRTLNNLKSRNGDFIKNKLGDLASEIDVKLSNENEWEELMGFFSQIHPKFFEILKTNALEKLSPSELRLCMLLRLNLSSKEIASILCITPDSVRIARYRLRKKLPLDSNDDLQGYLLNL